The following are encoded in a window of Chryseobacterium sp. genomic DNA:
- the gldJ gene encoding gliding motility lipoprotein GldJ — MKKLKLFSLIALSSAFVLTSCGGGSGKGGGTKSFVSKTGWKPNDNRGWFYAGKQQKLKGWPGMVYVEGGTFTMGLVKDDVMHDWNNSPRRMQVSSFFLGETEITNYEYREYLTWLKYVFPPSDPSFREIYNGALPDTLLWDNELSRNDYSETYFRSPEYDYYPVVGVSWSQANKYCEWLTDRANEKALMDAGIIAKDLYINESNNVGGSAFNMDKFKSNDPDMQAYINEQRLAQKSGMNRNVNQRILAANRSPAAPLVQKFRLPTEVEWEFAALGTMKNREYNNILGKTPEIERLRGQKGRNEGMFLENFKYGAGDYSGVPGWQNDGSARTADVKKYPANDLGLYGMFGNVAEWTADVYRPIIDSDYNDFNYYRGNAPQRILRNGDGTYARVDDGSIQYDTLADGRLLYKNLPGQYQRETIADYSNFRDGDRQSSLNFRAGDEDSAANANFNMYNAPRKNFFVDGSGRVVVQKDNASRTSAITNEIRVVKGGSWQDTAYWLDPGQRRFKSQSGGYGWIGFRVAQDARGAQNNRSRR, encoded by the coding sequence ATGAAAAAACTAAAGTTGTTTTCATTAATTGCATTAAGTTCAGCTTTCGTCCTTACCAGTTGTGGAGGGGGATCCGGTAAAGGTGGCGGAACGAAAAGTTTCGTATCCAAGACCGGGTGGAAACCCAACGATAACAGAGGTTGGTTTTACGCAGGCAAGCAGCAAAAACTGAAAGGATGGCCAGGAATGGTATATGTGGAAGGCGGAACTTTTACAATGGGATTAGTGAAAGATGATGTAATGCATGACTGGAATAACTCGCCCCGCAGAATGCAGGTAAGTTCATTCTTCCTTGGTGAAACTGAGATTACAAACTATGAATACCGTGAATATCTGACATGGCTTAAGTATGTTTTCCCACCGTCTGATCCAAGCTTCAGGGAAATCTACAACGGTGCTCTGCCGGATACACTTCTTTGGGATAACGAACTTTCCAGAAATGACTATTCTGAAACCTATTTCAGATCTCCGGAATACGATTATTATCCGGTGGTGGGTGTGAGTTGGTCTCAGGCGAATAAATATTGCGAATGGCTTACAGACAGAGCCAATGAGAAAGCATTAATGGATGCCGGTATCATTGCTAAAGATCTCTATATAAACGAATCCAACAATGTGGGTGGATCTGCTTTCAATATGGATAAGTTTAAATCAAACGATCCGGATATGCAGGCCTATATTAACGAGCAGAGACTGGCTCAGAAATCCGGTATGAACAGAAATGTCAACCAAAGGATTTTGGCTGCCAACAGGTCTCCTGCAGCTCCACTGGTGCAGAAGTTCAGACTTCCTACAGAGGTTGAATGGGAATTTGCAGCGTTGGGAACAATGAAAAACAGGGAATATAACAATATTCTTGGAAAAACTCCGGAGATTGAACGTCTGAGAGGTCAGAAAGGCCGTAATGAGGGTATGTTCCTGGAAAATTTCAAATACGGAGCGGGTGATTATTCCGGTGTTCCGGGATGGCAAAATGACGGGTCCGCAAGAACTGCCGATGTAAAGAAATACCCGGCTAATGACCTTGGACTTTACGGTATGTTTGGTAACGTAGCCGAATGGACTGCCGATGTATACCGTCCGATTATCGATTCCGATTATAACGACTTCAATTACTACAGAGGTAACGCGCCACAAAGAATCCTTAGAAATGGTGACGGAACTTATGCTCGTGTAGACGACGGAAGTATACAGTATGACACTCTTGCTGACGGCAGACTTCTGTATAAAAACCTGCCTGGTCAGTACCAGAGAGAAACCATCGCAGATTACAGTAACTTCAGGGATGGCGACAGACAGTCTTCACTGAACTTCAGAGCTGGTGATGAAGACAGTGCAGCAAATGCAAATTTCAACATGTACAATGCACCGCGTAAGAATTTCTTCGTGGACGGTAGCGGAAGAGTTGTAGTACAAAAGGATAACGCATCCAGAACTTCAGCCATCACAAACGAAATCAGAGTTGTAAAAGGTGGTTCATGGCAGGATACAGCATACTGGCTGGATCCGGGACAAAGAAGATTCAAAAGCCAGAGCGGCGGTTATGGATGGATCGGTTTCCGTGTAGCGCAGGATGCCCGTGGCGCACAGAACAACAGATCAAGAAGATAA
- a CDS encoding SRPBCC family protein, whose protein sequence is MNLEGRKILLNKPVSEIVDLLKDPENYKQLMPEGLQKFDATADGFKFSLKGMPEIALKLGEVSEQKAVLRSASSSMDFELTTSMNAVSDTQTEVQMFFEGKFNPFIKMMVEKPLQNFMNALTDKIETMYA, encoded by the coding sequence ATGAATTTAGAAGGACGAAAAATATTACTTAATAAACCGGTGTCCGAAATCGTGGATTTGCTTAAGGATCCTGAGAATTATAAGCAGTTGATGCCGGAGGGCCTTCAGAAATTTGACGCTACTGCAGACGGGTTTAAATTTTCGCTGAAAGGCATGCCGGAGATTGCGCTTAAGCTGGGTGAGGTAAGTGAACAGAAGGCGGTTTTGCGGTCGGCAAGTTCCAGTATGGATTTTGAACTTACCACCAGTATGAATGCTGTTTCCGATACACAAACGGAGGTTCAGATGTTTTTTGAAGGCAAGTTCAATCCGTTTATCAAGATGATGGTTGAGAAGCCGCTTCAGAATTTTATGAATGCACTTACAGACAAGATAGAGACGATGTACGCATAA
- a CDS encoding c-type cytochrome produces the protein MKKYVTLFAALAVTACSKQPVNTDAESNVMLEEPVVKTVDSAAAGKHPGLALIEGADCLTCHKEDARLVGPSYQEVADKYTEGDLEMLATKIIEGGKGNWGEIPMTPHAGMSRENAKKMVEYIMTLKK, from the coding sequence ATGAAAAAGTATGTCACACTATTTGCAGCGCTCGCAGTCACAGCCTGCAGTAAACAACCGGTTAATACTGATGCAGAAAGTAATGTAATGCTGGAAGAACCGGTTGTGAAAACTGTTGATTCCGCCGCAGCGGGTAAACATCCCGGCCTTGCCCTTATTGAAGGTGCGGACTGCCTTACGTGTCACAAAGAAGATGCAAGGCTTGTAGGTCCTTCTTATCAGGAGGTAGCGGATAAATACACGGAGGGTGACCTGGAAATGCTGGCCACCAAGATTATTGAGGGTGGAAAAGGCAACTGGGGAGAAATACCGATGACGCCGCATGCCGGAATGAGCCGTGAGAATGCAAAGAAAATGGTGGAATACATTATGACATTAAAAAAATAA
- the porU gene encoding type IX secretion system sortase PorU — MIRNLSFLFIFLFTACFFSQKISINWEGAKIRDYGEIKMNLPTFSNPGFSFDQNNIFINIKHSAGEKDLKISGMQWETVSARDLYDLQKDNILPFEIKDVAYTNHKGTRTAHINVSLFKSENGRILRLSSFNIEETAKLNPNTQKVGTTNNPLNTGNFYKIKVDRSGIFRITKDFLQANGLNPANINPKNFRIYGNGGIMLSEFNQDTKYDALQENAIQVVGEADGVWNDGDYALFYAQGPNGYNLYDPTNGNGFKRTDTRTDRSNNVKNLYDDFSYYFINFDKGPGKRVQDSDLPLTANPITRYDDYQVINDDERNLLKLGKIWVDEPGFTAPKTYTITTKTPAQPGDLITYRTQVVAYKSQGNTLAFNINNQNNSVQSATPGGLDFVQMRFQGTLNNVSGNTFNFNFTPDISANPNGNFFFDYLEIQYRENLSFNGGQMNFRDFSLQSGSGQAYSFAMSNASAAEQVWDVTDITNAKRAVNKNTGSSTYSFGYIANDPNFNNEFVAFRADAAYTPTYVGKTDNQNLSALQNIDYLVLTSPEMMTHAQRMASHHQTRNNFTTAVVDINKIYNEFSSGRKDLTAIRDFVTHLNSPAGTLKYVLILGDTTYDFKNRIPNNHNIVPAYQSEESGNYVSSFVTDDYIGMTSPQTATHLPSMLADVPVGRLPAANIQEAKLLVDKTLAYYNNLPGQSSPFGIWRMKLDFVADDDKDGGTPFHTIMDETLQDLFEAATDKPEYNVRKLYMDAFPAVNTAGGQRYPQVNQAIANDVGNSLYMFYLGHGGINGWAQERILTSDEIEDFNNFSNVYSRFPLVSTITCEFTLWDEPGTFSAGEQFIKLPSGGAASMITSSRAIDVNYGVMFTDTFTKSIFELNAGDFDTLGNAFLQAKFDFGGNPNHLKVNFLGDPAMKLSRPKKLLAIDNVETPVPGQIRALDFVKITGHINNANGTLNTNFNGRVVINIYDKRLNKTTLNNDGSLTPILNYTEEGSPIVKASGTAVNGVFTVEFYVPNDINYTMGTGRMLAYADNKVEDVFINQPVQIGGINPNGINDSEPPKVKLYMNNTNFADGGITDQNPMLLACITDDTGINSTGAGVGHDIVTYLDGQIINTVVLNDFYSSGDGNGCVNPGLADYQKGNVTYPFRNLAPGEHTLTFKVWDINNNSTTETLRFIVKDETNQNLVINRPLNWPNPFTNKTYIHFEHNCDDILDVNVQIYTFTGKLVRTLSQPVVAEPFLQGFRTPRQAIEWDGLDDYGDAVGKGTYIFKIFARSQNQEKCKGGATAVEKMVLLR; from the coding sequence ATGATCCGCAACCTTTCTTTTCTGTTCATTTTCCTCTTCACAGCCTGCTTTTTTTCGCAGAAGATAAGCATTAACTGGGAAGGAGCTAAGATCCGCGATTACGGGGAGATAAAAATGAACCTTCCCACCTTCAGTAATCCCGGCTTTTCATTTGACCAAAATAATATTTTTATCAATATAAAACACAGCGCAGGCGAAAAAGATTTAAAAATCTCGGGCATGCAGTGGGAAACAGTTTCTGCGAGGGACCTTTACGACCTTCAGAAAGACAACATCCTTCCTTTTGAAATTAAAGATGTGGCCTATACCAACCACAAAGGTACAAGGACTGCGCATATCAATGTTTCACTCTTCAAGTCGGAGAATGGACGGATCCTGAGACTTTCTTCCTTTAATATAGAGGAAACCGCAAAACTTAATCCCAACACCCAGAAAGTGGGCACCACAAACAACCCGCTGAATACAGGAAACTTCTATAAGATAAAGGTGGACCGTTCAGGGATTTTCAGGATCACTAAAGATTTCCTGCAGGCCAACGGCCTCAACCCGGCCAACATCAACCCAAAAAATTTCCGGATCTACGGCAATGGCGGTATTATGCTGTCTGAATTTAACCAGGACACAAAATATGATGCGCTGCAGGAAAATGCAATCCAGGTGGTGGGCGAGGCAGACGGTGTCTGGAATGACGGTGATTATGCCCTATTCTATGCGCAGGGACCTAATGGGTATAACCTTTATGATCCCACAAACGGAAACGGTTTCAAAAGGACCGATACCCGCACCGACCGCAGCAATAATGTGAAGAATCTGTATGATGACTTCTCCTACTATTTTATCAATTTCGATAAAGGTCCGGGAAAACGTGTCCAGGATTCAGACTTGCCGCTTACCGCCAATCCGATCACAAGGTATGATGACTATCAGGTTATAAATGATGACGAAAGGAATCTGCTTAAACTCGGTAAGATTTGGGTAGATGAGCCGGGCTTTACTGCACCCAAAACCTATACCATCACCACCAAGACCCCGGCACAACCCGGCGACCTAATTACCTACCGCACACAGGTGGTGGCCTATAAATCCCAGGGCAATACGCTAGCCTTCAACATCAACAATCAAAACAATTCGGTGCAGTCTGCGACGCCCGGGGGACTTGACTTTGTACAGATGAGATTCCAGGGCACACTGAATAATGTATCAGGCAATACCTTTAACTTTAACTTTACCCCTGATATATCAGCAAATCCAAACGGAAATTTCTTTTTTGATTATCTGGAAATCCAATACCGGGAAAACCTTTCCTTCAATGGCGGACAGATGAATTTCCGCGATTTCTCACTGCAGAGCGGCTCGGGTCAGGCCTACAGCTTTGCCATGAGCAATGCCAGTGCCGCGGAACAGGTTTGGGACGTAACCGACATCACCAATGCGAAGCGGGCCGTTAACAAAAACACAGGCAGTAGTACCTATAGTTTCGGCTATATCGCCAATGATCCCAACTTCAACAATGAATTTGTGGCTTTCCGTGCCGATGCTGCCTATACTCCTACTTATGTAGGCAAGACAGATAACCAGAACCTCAGCGCACTGCAAAATATTGATTACCTGGTATTGACCTCTCCTGAAATGATGACCCATGCCCAGCGAATGGCCAGCCATCACCAAACCAGGAACAATTTCACCACTGCAGTGGTTGACATCAATAAAATTTATAATGAGTTCAGCAGCGGCAGAAAAGACCTGACTGCCATCCGGGATTTCGTAACCCATCTGAACAGTCCGGCAGGTACGCTGAAATATGTGCTTATTTTGGGCGATACCACATATGATTTCAAGAACAGGATTCCGAATAACCATAATATTGTGCCTGCTTACCAGAGTGAGGAAAGCGGAAATTACGTAAGCTCCTTTGTGACGGATGACTATATCGGGATGACAAGCCCGCAAACCGCAACCCACCTGCCAAGCATGCTGGCCGACGTACCTGTGGGAAGGCTGCCTGCCGCTAACATTCAGGAAGCAAAACTGCTTGTTGACAAAACCCTTGCATACTATAATAATCTGCCGGGGCAGTCTTCGCCCTTTGGTATCTGGAGAATGAAACTTGATTTCGTGGCAGATGATGATAAAGATGGAGGCACCCCATTCCACACCATTATGGATGAAACCTTACAGGATCTTTTTGAGGCAGCTACCGACAAACCTGAGTACAATGTACGTAAACTGTACATGGATGCATTCCCGGCAGTCAATACGGCCGGCGGACAGCGTTACCCCCAGGTTAACCAAGCCATCGCAAACGATGTAGGAAACAGCCTGTATATGTTCTATCTTGGACATGGGGGCATCAATGGCTGGGCTCAGGAACGGATCCTTACTTCCGATGAGATTGAGGATTTCAACAATTTCTCCAATGTATACAGCCGCTTCCCGCTTGTCTCCACCATAACCTGTGAATTTACCCTTTGGGATGAACCCGGAACATTTTCTGCAGGAGAGCAGTTCATAAAACTGCCGTCGGGCGGTGCTGCATCAATGATTACCTCCAGCCGCGCAATTGATGTGAATTATGGAGTAATGTTTACAGACACTTTTACCAAAAGCATTTTTGAACTTAATGCCGGTGACTTTGATACCCTTGGGAATGCATTCCTGCAGGCTAAATTTGATTTTGGCGGAAATCCAAATCACCTTAAGGTAAATTTTCTGGGCGACCCGGCTATGAAACTGAGCCGTCCGAAAAAACTTCTGGCCATAGATAATGTAGAAACTCCCGTGCCGGGACAGATACGTGCGCTTGACTTTGTGAAGATTACCGGCCACATCAATAATGCCAACGGAACACTGAATACGAACTTTAACGGCCGCGTGGTTATCAATATTTACGACAAGCGACTGAATAAAACAACACTGAATAATGACGGCAGCCTTACACCGATACTCAACTATACTGAGGAAGGAAGCCCGATTGTTAAGGCCTCCGGGACCGCAGTAAACGGTGTGTTCACCGTTGAGTTTTATGTTCCCAACGATATTAATTACACCATGGGAACCGGTAGGATGCTGGCCTATGCCGACAATAAAGTGGAAGATGTGTTCATTAACCAGCCCGTTCAGATTGGCGGTATAAACCCCAACGGCATCAATGACAGTGAGCCGCCGAAAGTAAAACTCTATATGAATAACACCAATTTTGCTGACGGAGGCATAACGGATCAAAATCCGATGCTGCTGGCCTGTATTACAGATGATACCGGAATCAACTCCACCGGTGCGGGTGTGGGTCATGATATCGTGACTTACCTGGACGGACAGATTATTAATACTGTTGTCCTGAACGACTTCTATTCCAGCGGTGACGGCAACGGTTGTGTAAATCCCGGACTGGCCGATTACCAGAAAGGCAATGTAACTTACCCATTCCGCAACCTGGCACCCGGCGAGCATACGCTAACGTTCAAGGTTTGGGACATCAACAATAATTCGACTACGGAAACGTTACGCTTTATAGTGAAGGATGAAACCAACCAGAACCTGGTGATCAACAGACCGCTGAACTGGCCGAATCCGTTTACCAACAAAACCTATATCCATTTTGAGCATAACTGTGATGATATACTTGATGTAAACGTGCAGATCTACACCTTTACCGGTAAGCTGGTACGCACGCTGAGCCAACCTGTGGTGGCCGAGCCTTTCCTGCAGGGCTTCCGCACACCCCGACAGGCAATTGAGTGGGACGGACTGGATGATTATGGCGATGCTGTAGGTAAGGGAACTTACATCTTTAAAATATTTGCGCGGAGCCAAAATCAGGAAAAATGCAAAGGAGGAGCTACAGCAGTAGAAAAAATGGTATTATTGAGATAA
- a CDS encoding c-type cytochrome, which produces MKTIHSIAAAFLALGLVSCGGDKKTDSVPTASTETTATAESSGTNAYDPKRGIGKHENVDVSTFDPAMAAEGRKLAEVKCTSCHKPTEEKLVGPGWKGVTQRQTPEWIMNFITNPDPMIDVDPELQKQLELCLVRMPNQGLNDTEARQILEYMREIDGAK; this is translated from the coding sequence ATGAAAACTATTCACTCAATTGCTGCTGCCTTTCTGGCCCTGGGACTGGTGTCCTGCGGCGGCGACAAGAAAACCGATTCAGTGCCCACTGCCTCCACCGAAACAACTGCAACCGCAGAAAGTTCGGGCACCAATGCTTATGATCCCAAGAGAGGTATTGGTAAGCATGAGAATGTAGATGTAAGTACTTTTGACCCCGCTATGGCCGCAGAAGGCCGTAAACTTGCCGAGGTGAAATGTACCTCCTGTCATAAACCCACAGAGGAGAAACTGGTAGGCCCCGGCTGGAAAGGGGTTACCCAAAGACAGACTCCGGAATGGATCATGAACTTCATCACTAACCCGGATCCTATGATCGATGTGGACCCGGAACTTCAGAAACAGCTGGAACTTTGTTTGGTAAGGATGCCTAACCAGGGCCTGAACGATACGGAAGCCCGCCAGATCCTGGAGTACATGCGCGAAATTGACGGCGCCAAATAA
- a CDS encoding UDP-N-acetylmuramoyl-tripeptide--D-alanyl-D-alanine ligase — protein MNPELFYPYLQQCNKVSIDSRTVGSGDIFFAFSGENFDGALKASEAVDNGALAAIVENKDFEDSSRNIFYVPSTLQFMQDLARVHRKKLTIPVIALTGSNGKTTTKELIATALSAKFNVLYTFGNLNNHIGVPLTLMSVKPEHEIAVIEMGANHQKEIELLCSIAQPDYGYITNFGKAHLEGFGGFEGVIAGKSELYNYLKANGKTLIVNNEDPLQVEKTQGYQPAISFGTDNADYIFSPLCKGNFVGLGFDSTEIMSQLTGIFNFSNLSAAVALGLHFGVPKERIKAAIEDYEPTNMRSQVMVKDGRTLVLDTYNANPSSMAGSLQNFKSFEGSKTIIIGDMRELGAESLAEHTAILNMALQMEFDQIITVGEQFQAVAKSPLSFCTTAELTDYLKDNPVTSKNILLKASRGIGLEKVLDVL, from the coding sequence ATGAATCCAGAACTTTTCTATCCCTATCTTCAGCAGTGTAACAAGGTATCCATCGACTCCAGAACAGTAGGGTCGGGTGATATCTTCTTTGCATTCTCCGGCGAGAATTTTGATGGTGCCCTTAAGGCCTCAGAAGCTGTAGACAACGGAGCGCTTGCGGCAATTGTAGAGAATAAGGATTTTGAAGATTCTTCGCGCAATATCTTCTATGTGCCCAGCACCCTTCAGTTCATGCAGGACCTGGCACGGGTGCACAGGAAGAAGCTCACCATACCCGTGATTGCTTTAACAGGAAGCAACGGAAAGACAACCACTAAGGAACTAATAGCTACTGCACTTTCAGCAAAGTTCAACGTCCTGTACACCTTCGGAAATCTTAATAACCATATCGGTGTTCCCCTCACGCTGATGTCGGTAAAGCCGGAGCATGAGATCGCGGTAATAGAAATGGGTGCCAATCATCAGAAAGAAATCGAATTACTCTGCTCCATTGCTCAGCCGGATTATGGCTATATTACCAACTTCGGAAAAGCGCATCTGGAGGGTTTTGGAGGCTTTGAAGGCGTGATTGCCGGCAAATCGGAGTTGTATAATTATTTGAAGGCAAATGGTAAAACGCTGATCGTTAATAACGAAGATCCTTTGCAGGTTGAAAAGACCCAGGGATATCAGCCTGCCATCAGCTTCGGTACAGATAATGCCGATTATATATTCTCACCTTTGTGTAAAGGCAATTTTGTGGGTCTTGGTTTCGACAGTACGGAAATTATGAGCCAGCTTACGGGAATTTTTAATTTCAGCAACCTTAGTGCAGCCGTGGCTTTGGGACTTCATTTTGGCGTTCCGAAGGAAAGAATAAAAGCGGCAATCGAAGATTATGAACCCACCAATATGCGCTCGCAGGTGATGGTAAAAGACGGCCGAACCCTGGTGCTGGATACCTATAACGCCAACCCAAGCTCTATGGCGGGCTCATTGCAGAATTTCAAATCGTTTGAAGGCTCAAAAACAATCATCATCGGAGATATGCGTGAACTTGGTGCTGAGAGTCTGGCTGAGCATACAGCAATACTCAATATGGCCCTACAAATGGAATTCGACCAAATCATTACAGTGGGAGAGCAGTTTCAGGCGGTTGCCAAATCACCTCTGTCGTTTTGCACTACAGCAGAGCTTACCGATTATCTTAAAGACAATCCGGTTACATCGAAGAATATTCTGTTAAAGGCCTCCAGAGGAATTGGTCTGGAAAAAGTGCTTGATGTTCTTTAG
- the dnaK gene encoding molecular chaperone DnaK: protein MSKIIGIDLGTTNSCVAVMEGKDAVVIPNAEGKRTTPSIVAFTEDGERKVGDPAKRQAVTNPEKTVYSIKRFIGTHFKDDASEISRVPYKVVSGPNDTVKVKIDDREYTPQEISAMILQKMKKTAEDYLGQEVTRAVITVPAYFNDAQRQATKEAGEIAGLTVERIINEPTAAALAYGMDKAHKDQKIAVYDLGGGTFDVSILDLGDGVFEVLSTNGDTHLGGDDFDDVIINWMADEFKAEEGVDLKSDAIALQRLKEAAEKAKIELSSSTQTEINLPYITATATGPKHMVKTLTKAKFEQLSADLVRRSMEPCKKALSDAGLSISDIDEVILVGGSTRIPIIQEEVEKFFGKKPSKGVNPDEVVAIGAAIQGGVLTGDVKDVLLLDVTPLSLGIETMGSVFTKLIEANTTIPTKKSETFSTASDNQPAVSIRVGQGERPMFNDNKEIGRFDLTDIPPAPRGVPQIEVTFDIDANGILHVSAKDKGTGKEQSIKIQASSGLSEEEIARMKREAEENASSDAKKKEEVEVLNKADGLIFQTEKQLKEFGDKLSADKKAAVESAAAELKTAFDAKDMESIKTKTEALDAAWMAASEEMYAAGQQGQPGAEQAQGNPTGNAGADDVQDADFEEVK from the coding sequence ATGAGTAAAATAATCGGAATTGATTTGGGTACTACCAACTCCTGCGTTGCAGTAATGGAAGGTAAGGATGCAGTAGTTATCCCTAATGCTGAAGGTAAAAGAACCACCCCTTCTATCGTGGCTTTTACTGAAGACGGCGAAAGAAAAGTGGGAGATCCAGCTAAAAGACAGGCTGTAACCAACCCGGAGAAAACAGTATACTCCATCAAAAGATTTATCGGAACACATTTCAAGGACGATGCCAGCGAGATCAGCAGAGTACCTTATAAAGTGGTGTCCGGACCTAACGATACTGTTAAAGTAAAGATAGACGACAGAGAATATACACCACAGGAAATTTCAGCGATGATTCTTCAGAAAATGAAGAAAACAGCGGAAGATTACTTGGGTCAGGAAGTTACCCGTGCGGTTATAACTGTTCCAGCATACTTTAACGACGCCCAGAGACAGGCTACCAAGGAAGCTGGCGAAATCGCAGGTCTGACGGTTGAAAGAATCATCAACGAGCCTACTGCCGCAGCACTGGCCTATGGTATGGATAAAGCTCACAAAGACCAGAAAATCGCAGTATACGATTTAGGTGGCGGTACTTTTGACGTTTCTATCCTTGACCTTGGCGATGGTGTATTCGAAGTACTTTCTACAAACGGTGACACGCACTTAGGTGGTGATGATTTTGATGATGTGATCATCAACTGGATGGCAGATGAGTTTAAAGCTGAAGAAGGTGTAGACCTTAAATCTGATGCAATTGCCCTTCAGAGATTGAAAGAAGCTGCTGAGAAAGCTAAGATCGAGCTTTCCTCTTCCACACAGACAGAAATCAACCTTCCCTATATCACTGCTACGGCTACAGGTCCTAAGCACATGGTGAAGACACTTACCAAAGCTAAATTTGAACAGCTTTCCGCTGACCTTGTAAGACGTTCTATGGAGCCATGTAAAAAGGCCCTTTCTGACGCTGGACTTTCCATCTCAGACATCGACGAGGTAATCCTTGTAGGTGGTTCTACCAGAATCCCAATTATTCAGGAAGAAGTGGAGAAATTCTTCGGTAAGAAACCCTCCAAAGGGGTAAACCCGGATGAGGTTGTGGCTATTGGAGCAGCTATCCAGGGTGGTGTACTTACAGGTGATGTAAAAGATGTACTTCTTCTGGATGTAACTCCGCTTTCATTGGGTATTGAAACTATGGGCTCTGTGTTCACCAAACTGATTGAAGCCAATACGACTATACCGACTAAAAAATCCGAAACATTCTCCACGGCGAGCGATAACCAGCCTGCAGTATCCATCAGAGTGGGTCAGGGTGAAAGGCCGATGTTCAACGATAATAAAGAAATCGGAAGATTTGACCTTACAGACATTCCGCCGGCACCAAGAGGTGTTCCTCAGATTGAAGTAACTTTTGATATTGATGCCAACGGTATCCTTCATGTTTCTGCTAAAGATAAAGGAACCGGTAAAGAGCAGTCCATCAAGATTCAGGCAAGTTCAGGTCTTTCTGAAGAGGAAATCGCAAGAATGAAGCGTGAAGCTGAAGAAAACGCTTCTTCTGACGCCAAGAAAAAAGAAGAGGTGGAAGTACTGAACAAAGCGGACGGATTGATTTTCCAGACCGAGAAGCAACTGAAAGAATTTGGTGACAAGCTTTCGGCTGACAAGAAAGCAGCTGTTGAATCTGCGGCAGCGGAACTGAAGACCGCTTTTGATGCTAAAGACATGGAAAGCATCAAAACAAAAACTGAAGCTTTGGATGCTGCCTGGATGGCCGCATCAGAGGAAATGTATGCTGCGGGACAGCAGGGACAGCCGGGAGCCGAGCAGGCACAGGGTAACCCTACAGGAAATGCAGGTGCTGATGATGTTCAGGATGCTGATTTTGAAGAGGTGAAGTAA
- a CDS encoding NUDIX hydrolase: MYKVFVNEKKLTISKYPEDIEKNLRYEGFATLEIAVDLLQNTSCPEINVYGENIEELWEDFTHMFHVIEAAGGIVTNANKETLFIKRLSKWDLPKGKVEKGESLEQAAVREVEEETGLCELILESFINNTFHIYTERNGDRVLKTTYWFKMSYVGTGNAKPQVEEGITAVDWKSDARIRQEVFPSTFHNIRMILNEVWEKNL; the protein is encoded by the coding sequence ATGTATAAAGTTTTTGTTAACGAAAAAAAATTAACAATAAGTAAGTATCCCGAGGATATTGAAAAAAACCTGCGTTACGAAGGCTTTGCAACTCTGGAAATCGCCGTAGACCTCCTGCAGAATACCTCCTGCCCCGAAATTAATGTCTACGGAGAAAATATTGAAGAACTTTGGGAAGATTTCACGCATATGTTTCATGTAATTGAGGCAGCCGGGGGAATCGTAACCAATGCCAACAAAGAGACCCTGTTCATTAAAAGACTCAGTAAATGGGACCTCCCAAAAGGTAAAGTGGAAAAAGGGGAATCCCTGGAGCAGGCTGCAGTGCGTGAAGTGGAAGAAGAGACCGGTTTATGTGAACTGATACTTGAATCCTTCATCAACAATACCTTCCACATTTATACCGAGAGAAATGGTGACCGTGTACTGAAGACAACTTACTGGTTCAAGATGAGTTATGTAGGTACGGGCAATGCCAAACCCCAAGTGGAAGAAGGTATTACAGCTGTAGACTGGAAAAGCGATGCCCGGATCAGGCAGGAAGTCTTCCCGTCTACCTTCCACAATATTAGGATGATCCTGAACGAAGTTTGGGAGAAAAATCTCTAA